CGACTTTGACACCACCTGGTTTAGACGGTGCTGCAATTTAGTACAACAGCACTCATTACTGGACAAGAATGTGTTGCTTGACGTAATTCAAAGGACTTATGGGAATTATTTGTTTCTTCTTTTACAAGTTAGTGAAAAAAAGTGCATTGCAGCAAAGTCGTTAGGGCGTGAGTaagttgacttgtgtggagttccTTTATGTGCACAGGAAAGAAAAGTAAAACAgacaatttaaatattttaacaCCCCAAATGTGACAAAACATTTGCATAACAATGAGAAGTATGCAGATAAACTCTTGCTGAAAAGACAAGCGGCTTTCAGTCCACTGTTGTTGTTGGAAGAGCAACCAATGTTTGCTCTGCTTGGCAGTCACAGCAACTACTGTACGTCCATGTTCCTCCAACAAGTGCGGACTGTGGCGAGCAAAAGGGCTCTTCAGCACAGCCTCCATTATTATCCATGAAAGCAGAAGGACAGCTGAGAAGGCCGAAATGTTAATCTTTTTGAAGAATAATCTGACCCTCATGTTGAAGTGATTATATATTAAATGTGAGCGCCTTGAGAGGGACAGACATTGTTTTCCATTGTACATTTTCAAGTGGATCtgctattatttgtattttaaattattatcattatttaggTTGTGGTCAACTTTGACACTCGTTTTTGATGTACAAGCCATATTgagtatttatttcattttgagTATTTGAAATGTGCTGCTGGGTCTGGGGTCCAATCAAAATTGCATTAAAAGCtttgcacatttaaaatttacataAAATGTAGCCGTATTGTATGAGCTATTTTATATTTGGCACGTATTAAGCAAAGTGCATGCATAGAAATGTATTACTGTTACTAAAAATGAGAAACGACAGTATCAAACATGAATTAGTggtatcaaggtatatattgagtaTCACCCACTACAGTAAGTACCATACGGGGCCTAATTATTGGACCTTTGCACGTGTGCCCTCTAAATTATGGAGGATCAAATAGGACAAcatgaaataaacaaaatacaacttttaatatttacttaaatgtgtcattaattataatttgaattaaatattaaatgtctcATTAATTTGTAAAATTGGAAtactttttaattacattttaataatgtaTTTACATGATTAAATAATGAACTCAATAATCAATTAAATTGTGAAATGATCATCTCCATCTCcatctccatcttcttccgcttatccgaggtcgggtcgcaggggcaacagcctaagcagggaaacccagacttccctttccccagccacttcgtctagctcttcccgggggatcccgaggcgttcccaggccagccgagagacatagtcttcccaacgtgtcctgggtcttccccgtggcctcctaccggttggacgtgctctaaacacctctctagggaggcgttcgggtggcatcctgaccagatgcccgaaccacctcatctggctcctctcgatgtagaggagcagcggctttactttgagctcctcccggatggcagagcttctcaccctatctctaagggagagccccgccacacggcggaggaaactcatttcggccgcttgtacccgtgatcttatcctttcggtcatgacccaaagctcatgaccataggtgaggatgggaacgtaggtcgaccggtaaattgagagctttgccttccggctcagctccttcttcaccacaacggatcggtacaacgtcctcattactggagacgccgcaccgatccgcctgtcgatctcacgatccactcttcccccactcgtgaacaagactcctaggtacttgaactcctccacttggggcaggggctcctccccaacccggagatggcactccacccttttccaggcgagaaccatggactcggacttggaggtgctgattctcattccggtcgcttcacactcggctgcaaacctatccagtgagagctgaagatcccggtcagatgaacctaatcctgcggtcaccaaaccggaacccctcaacgccttgactgcgcctagaaattctgtccataaaagttatgaacagaattggtgacaaagacagccttggcggagtccaaccctcactggaaatgtgttcgacttactgccggcaatgcggaccaagctctggcactgatcgtacagggagcggaccgccacaataacacagtccgataccccatactctctgagcactccccacaggacttcccgagggacacggtcgaatgccttctctaagtccacaaagcacatgtagactggttgggcaaactcccatgcaccctcaagaaccctgccgagagtatagagttggtccacagttccacgaccaggacgaaaaccacactgttcctcctgaatccgaggttcgactatccggcgtagcctcctctccagtacacctgaataaaccttaccgggaaggctgaggggtgtgatcccacgatagttggaacacaccctccggtcccccttcttaaagagaggaaccaccaccccggtctgccaatccagaggtaccgcccccgatgtccacgcgatgctgcagagtcttgtcaaccaagacagccccacagcatccagagccttaaggaactccgggcgggtctcatccacccccggggccttgccaccgaggagctttttaactacctcagcgacctcagccccagaaataggagagtccaccacagactccccaggcactgattcctcataggaagacgtgttggtgggattgaggaggtcttcgaagtattccttccacctatccacaacatccgcagttgaggtcagcagaacaccatccgcaccataaacggtgttgatagtgcactgcttccccttcctgaggcggcagacggtggtccagaatcgcttcgaagccgtccggaagtcgttttccatggcttccccgaactcctcccatgtccgagtttttgcctcagcgaccgctgaagccgcgcaccgcttggcctgtcggtacctgtccactgcctccggagtcctatgagtcaaaaggacccgataggactccttcagcttgacggcatccctcaccgctggtgtccaccaagaggttttaggattgccgccccgacaggcaccaactaccttgcggccacagctccgatcagccacttcgacaatagaggtgcggaacatggtccacttggactcaatgtccagcacctccctcgtgacatgttcgaagttcttccggaggtgggaattgaaactttctctgacaggagactctgccagatgttcccagcagaccatcacaatgcgtttgggcctgccaggtcggtccggcatcctcccccaccatcgcagccaactcaccaccaggtggtgatcggtagaaagctccgcccctctcttcactcgagtgtccaaaacataaggccgcaaatccgatgacacaactacaaagtcgatcatggaactgcggcctagggtgtcctggtgccaagtgcacatatggacacccttatgtttgaacatggtgtttgtaatggacaaattgtgacgagcacaaaagtccaataacaaaacaccactctggttcagatccgggcggccattcttcccaatcacgcctctccaggtttcactgtcgttgccaacatgagcgttgaagtcccccagtaggacaagggaatcacccgggggagcactttccagtactccctcgagtgtacccaaaaagggtgggtactctgaactgccgtttggtgcgtaagcacaaacaacagtcaggacccgtccccccacctgaaggcggagggaggctaccctttcgtccactgggttgaactccaacgtgcaggctttaagccggggggaaaccagaattgccaccccagcccgtcgcctctcactgtcggcaacgccagagtggaagagggtccagtccctctcgagagaagtggttccagagcccttgctgtgcgtcgaagtgagtccgactatatccagccggaacttctccacttcgcgcactagctcaggctctttcccccccagtgaggtgacgtcccacgttccaagagctagcttctgtagccgaggatcggaccgccaagtgccctgccttcgactGGCGCTCAGCTCGCAAAACActcaacctctatggcccctcctatgggtggtgagcccattggagggggtacCCACGTTGCATGCTGGGGGAAGTTCCGGTCACCAGGCCCTTCCCATCGAGCTCCACATCCAGGCCTGGCTCCAAAGGGGGGCCCGGTGACTCGGGTCAGGGAGAGGAAAAACTGTTttccagttgttttgtttttttcacagtaGTCTTTGACCTGCTCTTTGTCTGCTCCCTCACCAAGGACCTGTTTGTCATGGGAGACCCTAACAGGGACATAGAagccccagacaacatagctcataggatcattgggacacgcaaactcttgTACCAcgataaggtagcagctcagagaggagctatGATTAATTAAATCATTAAATATGAAATTATGAAATCAATAATTATTCAATCATGAAATAATCAAACCaagaaatattaataaaaaatacaagtaTTGACTCAAACAAATAGTTTAATACTTAAATTATTGCATGATTTAATTATTTCACTTTGTGATTCATTCATGATTGAATGAGTTATTGATTTaatcatttcatgatttaatcatGTCATGATTTAATGCAGGCGTCCTGGAACTACAGCCTGTGGGCAAGTAAGGGCTCGCCAGCATCTAgagcatataatatatatatatatatatatatatatatatatatatatatatatatatatatatatatatacgtatatatatacacacacatatatatatatatatatatatatatatatatatatacatatatatatatatatacatacatatatatacacatatatatatacacacatatacatatatatatatatatacatatgtacacacatatatatatatacatatatacacgtatatatatatatatatatatatatatatatatacatacatatatatacacttatatatatatacacacatatatatatatacacacatatatacacacatatatatatatatacacacatatatatatatatatatatatatacatatatatatatatatatatatatatatatatcatctggCCCTAAGTGAGACTGGGACCAATCTGCAAGACAGCAGAGACTTGACTTTGCAGTCCCTATTTTGTAAATAATGGATGAGAGAAGAAGTCAGACATCCAAGAGGGACTTTTAGCTGCTGTCCACCACAACCCCCTGCCATTTCCCCTCGCTGCACACCCCCCTTCCCTTACAGCCAttacacagggagacagaaaagaaATGAACTTCCCCGGTGCCGTCTCAATGGCCTTCAAACCTCAAAGGGTGTTGTCATAGTAATGGAAGGCAGTGGAAATAATGGCTGCTTTGCCACATTGCCAGGTTACCAGGCATTGCTAGCTGTGCGCTCGCTGGAACAAAACATCAGGGTCCTGAAAGAGAGAGTCGGGCTGGTGTAGATATAAGAAAGGTTTTGTGAGTGTTACGTGACATCTGTGTTGTTTGTGTGCGTCTACAAATCACAATGCAGACTTCTCTTGAAGCAAGAACAAAAGATTTCATTTTTAGGATGcatgtaaatattacaattatttatTGTTGTTGCACAAAAAAATACCCTTTTCTTCCTGTTCTGCATATTTCCACTTCATTAATGAAGGATGTTCAGTTGAGGGATTTGTGCTGCCCATTCTGATACTGATCATACATAAGTGAGATCGTTCGATACCATTACCGATATCGATCACATGTACCAACTTTACATCATTCTATTGATTTATGGTGGGTGCTATTTACACTTTAACGACGTCAAAAACAgtatttaaactagttccttatttTCTTCAATTACATACAAATTTCTGAGCAAAACAGAGACAGTAGTACACAATGCCTAGACAAAAACTACTTATTTAAATAATTTGGTTTTGCCCTCAAAtttctcctgtgtccagggaattattgCCTTAATTTGGAAACACTAAGGAAAGCAACAAAAAAAGGATAGAAAAACACTCTAGTattgatcatatactgataccACATTTGGTGTCAACACCACCAATTTTTGGATCGATCTGCCCTCCTCCTacgtgacaatgctgacacaaaaACAGTTACTTTTATATTATCCTCcctctaaagttaaagttaaagttccaatgattgtcacacacactaggtgcggggaaattaccctttgcatttgacccatccccacaggggagcaatgagcagcagcggtggccatcatttggtgatttaacccccagttccaacccttgatgctgagtgccaagcagggaggtaatgggtcccatttttatagtctttgttatgactcggctagggtttgaactcacaacctacctctcagggcggacactctaaccacaaggccactgagcaggtgccccaaactacggcccgcttgcgtccaaaatccggcccgctaattatttttttgtcaaatctgTCTGTCCAAATAatgttgtctaaaaatgcattgtCCCATCGATAACGTCATATCATCAGCAGAAAGTGCGCgctttttcagtcaattagtgtgcgaggactatatatattatattatatatatatatatatatatatatatatatatatatatatatatatatatatatatatatatatatatatatatatgtatatatacatatatatatacacatatatatatacatacatatatatctatgtatatacatacatatatatacatacatatatacacataaatatatacatatacatacatacatatatatctatatatacatatccatccatccattcatatatatatatatatatatatatatatatatatatatatatatatatatatatatatatatgtatatatatgtatatatatatatgtatatacatatacacacatatatatatatatatatacacatatatatatgtatgtatatatatatatacacatatatatatatatacaaatatatatatgtatgtatatatatatatatacacatatatatatatatacacatatatatatgtatgtatatatacatatatatacacatatatatatatatacacatatatatatatatatatatatatatatatatacatatatatatatacacatatatatatatatatatatatatatatgtgtgtgtgtgtgtaagtttgggtctcttattaatctacttgttaatatctacttactttctGAAGTAACATTGTTCCATCCACACTTCTTAAACTCTACTAAGCACTACCATGCATTGTCAAGAGCGGCACCTTATATATAGACAagtgtgtgcctttccaaatcatttccaaccacctgaatttaccacaggtggTCTTTAATTAAGCTGCAGGAATATCTCAAGCatgatcagttgaaacaggatgcaCCTGATCTCACTTTTAcgcttcatggcaaaggctgtCACGACATGTGATTACTtagtctttaattaaaaaaaaaaaatggggggaaaaatctctctaaaaatagaaaatattttCACATTGTGGTAATGGGATAttctgtgtggaattttgaggacaaaaatgaatttgttCCATTTATTCCAAAATGTGGAATtatttccagatgcactgtatgtATTTGTTTGAGGTACAATGTCTCTTCTATTCCTGAAGCGCTGCACACAAAACAGTGCCACAAACATGCACTCCTACTGTGTCACCTGTGCTATTACTGGTCTGATAAATCATTAAGTCATTACACCCAAAAATTTCAACCCATTTGTCAGACTGGCACTATTTCTCATCCAGCTCAATGGACCGTAAAAAACACCCAGAGTAACTTTCAGGTGTTTAGCCGAATCCCCAATAAAGTTTGCGCACATCTTTGACAAGCACATGTCTGTAAAATTAGAGCAAGATTGGTCAAAAAACATGGCGGCCATCAAGCAGGGGAAACATGTTGGACTAATTGGCTATATGATTACAccgataatccatccatccatccatttcctaccgcttattccctttggggtcgcggggggcgctggtgcctatctcagctacaatagggcggaaggcggtgtacaccctggacaagtcaccacctcatcgcagtataccGATAATAGTTTTTGTAAAATTATCCGTAATGTATGTATACTAGCGTGTCTTTTGTCAACCAGTTAGTTATTGTAACAATTACCAATGTTTTAATTTGGTGGTCTGTTGAGAAATGAAACATAACCACACCTCTGcggtaacttaaaggcctactgaaacccactactacccaccactcagtatgattgtttatatatcaatgatgaaatattaacattgcaacacatgccaatacggcatttttagtttactaaattgcaattttaaatttcccgggagtttttgatgacgtaatgatgacgtgtacgcttgacgtcacgggctgttatgaatatgagcgctgcacacacacagctaaaagtcgtctgctttaacggcataattacacagtattttggagatctgtgttgctgaatcttttgcaatttgttcaattaataatggagaagtcaaagtagaaagacggagttgggaagctttagcctttagccacacaaacacacaatgattccttgtttaaaactttactatgaatcaaagaggacatggatcccaaccgaatgtcaaccagcaggtttcggtgagaaaattgtggtaaaaagtcgcttcctaccggatatcagctgagcttgtgctgctcatagctgccgtcgacttccctgagacactgcgcgtcaacacccggccgtggacgtacacttcagactatcaggtactgttaaactcactaaaacactagcaacacaatagaaagataagggatttcccagaattatcctagtaaatgtctctaaaaacatatgaatccgtctcaaagcaatggctttttttttttttaactttttttttttttttctagtcggtctctatcaatatcctcaaacacgaatctttcatcctcgctcaaattaatggggaaattgtcgttttctcggtccgaatagatctttttgttggaggctcccattaaaaacaatgtgaggatgtgaggagccatcaacatgtgacgtcatcgtctgcgacttccggtagaggcagggcttttctccagttgcgaactttatcgtggatgttctctactaaatcctttcagcaaaaatatggcaatatcgcgaaataatcaagtgtgacacatagaatggacctgctatccccatttaattaagaaaatctcgtttcagtaggcctttaagtgctatTCATTGACTTCTTAAAATTACATATTTGCCATAATATCTGAATAATgtcaaaatctttaaaaaaatgtttagattcTGGTTCTTGTTCATTTAATTGCAAGAAGGTGTGTTTATCTTTGCTGTGCCCCTCTTTCCTGCATTGGCAGCCTTAACAGCAGGGGTCAGAGGTCAGTGGGGGTTTATTTGTAGTCAGcggggggttagtgtgtctggaAGCCGTTTCCTTCTCGGAGGCTCCTCCCCCAGGATCTGTTTATGTCCAGGATGTCAATAATGTTGTGTACAATGTACAAGGGGGAGAAATTACACATCCAGGAAGTCCATTACCAAACTGTGGATCAATGAATGGGCAAGAGACCCAAGTCCCGACTGTcaatgctgccctctagtggagaAAAGGAGCTCAGCAACTCCATAGTGACAGCTCCAGTATCATTTCATGTGCTTTTGTGCTGCAGGTGTCTACATACTCATAGCTGTTGGAGCGGTGATGATGCTGGTGGGCTTCCTCGGCTGTTATGGAGCCATTCAGGAGTCTCAATGCCTGTTGGGGACGGTGAGAATTGTATTTACTTTTTGGCCCAATAAATATGGACAGTGTAATAAATTGATCCAGGGTTTTTTTGGTAAGCAAATGGGATTCAAATCTGAAACATGCTAGGGTCCTCATAATGTTGCATAAATCAATAAATCTGTCAAACTGGAGTTGAATATTGCATTTGTGTCTCTCTGCAGTTCTTTTTCTTTTTGATAATCCTCTTCGCCTGTGAAGTGGCTGCTGCCATCTGGGGCTTCATGAACAGAGACAcagtgaggacacacacacaccatctacACTTCAACGTTAGTgatttgtgatttaaaaaaacaaaacaactcatGTCACTGCAGATCTCCAAAGAACTGATCAACTTCTACGACTCGGCGTACATCAAGGCTGTGGATGTGTCAGGCTCCCCCAGTAAAGACGCTGCCATTAAGGTGCTGGATGTCTTTCACACCACGGTAAGATCAAATCGTATCTAAATATACCAATATAACACTCACGTTTGACTAAAATACATATTATCATATTGACTAGGATATAAGACAACTACTGAATATAGGACAATGTATCATTTTCATCTTTCCTGAAATCTACTTTTTAAGGCAAAGTCTAAATCATGTTatcaataatacaataaaaataggACACAAAGGTCCCTCTGATATCGCTGTTCATTGGTTTCAGACATAATGATAATTGATTTCTACAAAATAGGAAAGCTTAATTATGAATCtgatattttcatagctagaaccaaaaaccccccccccaaaaaacacatttatgaccttccgattatatatatatatatatatatatatatatatatatatatatatacactctcacacacacacatatgtacagtaaatatatatacagacacacgcatatacatatatttatttattttattttatttttttacttaatcaatccaacaaagtaacacacaataatatcataataatagaattccaattccaaaatcaaACCCAGCccggcaacattcagaatagcaatcaacagagcaatatTTTAATTGATGTAATTATGAATCTGATATTTTCATAGCTAAAGCCAAACCCCCCACCCAAAAGACACATTGACGACCTTCtgacattatgagagccctctagacaAGAACCTTTAttcacctttacactcttttaatccaatatagtaacatttcctgaggctgagccaatcagtggccacaatactgaacagtgtgctctgattggtttggtttcCTTTAGTGGCTAATACTACTGTAGTAATaatatcttttgtttatttagtCATGTTTGTGCATAAAATTGCTTAATTTAGGACTAAAAAATTGTAGAGTtggctttaataaataaatacatataaaaataaacaatctgCAATGTGGGGAAGCCACAATATTGCGATATGGCAAAGGACAACTGTATCATATTTTGTAGTTGCTGGACAGTTGTTCATTGATCAGCACTATGATATTTTTTCATCATAGCTCCTCTCTTGTTTGTTAACCTGCTAACAAACTTCAGGTCACTATTTTCCCCAACTGTGTCACAGCTGGCagatgtgagtgacaggaagaaaagtaATTTGGCGCCACTCTTTGGTTTGCATGTAAAAATGAACAGTAGTACATCAATTTACGAGCCTAATTGTTTCTTTTGACAAAGCGCCTTTTTCAGTCGTTCTTTTCATGTTTACCCCAATCATTATAAATATTTTATGCTGTATTTTTTGTTTTCCAATTGTGTGGTTGTATCTGATAATGTACTCAACGTGTGTACATATTTAGAAAAATGATAAAGAGCCTTGTCATTCATTTCAGCTGGACTGCTGTGGTAAAGGAGACGACACAGCGCTCTTCAAACAAGTTGCAAGCACTTTGTGTCCTAGAAAGTCTCCAGAAGATTTTCTTAGGTCTCAGGTAATACatgcttgtttttctttttatctttatacacacacacacacacacacgcacacacccacacacacacacacacacatatatatatatatacatatatacatacatatacatatatacatacagtatatacacatatatatatacatacatatatatatatatatatatatatatatatatatatatatatatccagccatccatgagatatatatatatatatatatatatatatatatatatatatacatacacacacacacacacacacacacacacacacacacacacacacacacacacacacacacacacacacaggtttttCCAAGGAATTTATTTGCTTTACGATTTTTGACTTGACCAACAACGACACCTTatagcagggttgtcaaactaattttagctcaggggccacattgaggaAAATCCCATGTGAgcaggactggtaaaatcataataacttaaaaataaagacaatttcatattgtggtttttgttttactttgaccaaaaatagaacaagcacattctgaaaatgtacatatcacaataACTTACTTTGGCAAAACACTCAATGGAAATTTTAAGGAAAAAATGGATGCAGTTTCATAATCAtaatgttgggatgtcgcatggctgcagttgtgtgtccccgagtatgcaagaatccaggagagttgcgtggaggtaagatgaatttaatacacaaaagaaaataacaaaagcaaacataaagcagtcgtgcagataaacgttctcaacataatgttatcatcgagcactgaggagtgctcgagtgaaacataaatagacactagtgtgattgacagcaggtgtgaaccgctgccaatcaacgaaaagagaaaaatagtgctccgtgaataaaaacaggaaatacaacaaaataagagcactgaaccggcagtaaatacaaaaacacaaaaaactaacagaaatgaagtgacacatcgttacaggacctccccctcaaggaacagataccagatgttccctgggaaagaaaaaaaaatggaaaaaagtccaaaatgtaagggagggtggagggaggatttggtggagggttgccaaacctcgtgtccccgcagccagcgagggaaagtcaggtggcggcgccgcgtagagcgccgctggaactggcgaggcgggcggccagggaacggccaaatcactggccgaaaaagaggagagtgcgcagggcacggccacatccacggccgacgtagaagcgggcgcgctgaagcaggccgggaagcagaagacgtaaccggcggcgtggaaaccgcaggcgtcatcaacggcgtggaagtggcagatgtcatcggcggcgtgaaagcggcggatgtcatcggcggcgtgaaagcggcggacgtcatcggcggcgtgaaagcggcggacgtcatcggcggcgtgaaagcggcagacgtcatcggcggagtgaaagcggcagacgtcatcggcggcgtgaaagcggcagacgtcatcggcggagtgaaagcggcagacgtcatcggcggcgtgaaagcggcagacgtcatcggcggcgtgaaagcggcagacgtcatcggcggcgtgaaagcggcagacgtcatcggcggcgtgaaagcggcagacgtcatcggcggcgtgaaagcggcagacgtcatcggcggcgtgaaaacggcagacgtcatcggcggcgtgaaagcggcagacgtcatcggcggcgtgaaagcggcagacgtcatcggcggcgtgaaagcggcagacgtcatcggcggcgtgaaagcggcagacgtcatcggcggcgtgaaagcggcagacgtcatcggc
The nucleotide sequence above comes from Nerophis ophidion isolate RoL-2023_Sa linkage group LG12, RoL_Noph_v1.0, whole genome shotgun sequence. Encoded proteins:
- the LOC133563227 gene encoding CD81 antigen-like codes for the protein MAVTGCTQCIKYMLFFFNFIFWLAGGVILGVALWLRHDSQTSNLLILQFEGNQAPGTFYISVYILIAVGAVMMLVGFLGCYGAIQESQCLLGTFFFFLIILFACEVAAAIWGFMNRDTISKELINFYDSAYIKAVDVSGSPSKDAAIKVLDVFHTTLDCCGKGDDTALFKQVASTLCPRKSPEDFLRSQSCHDKLIELFSEKLYLIGLAALVVAVIMIFEMIFTMVLCCGIRNSAVAY